A window of Catharus ustulatus isolate bCatUst1 chromosome 25, bCatUst1.pri.v2, whole genome shotgun sequence contains these coding sequences:
- the PPARD gene encoding peroxisome proliferator-activated receptor delta isoform X2: protein MEQLQEEVPEVKEEEEEEAVMVASGASDTTGGPDSSLPSSSYTDLSQSSSPSLSDQLQMGCEEAALGALNVECRVCGDKASGFHYGVHACEGCKGFFRRTIRMKLEYEKCERSCKIQKKNRNKCQYCRFQKCLSLGMSHNAIRFGRMPEAEKRKLVAGLTASEISCQNPQVADLKAFSKHIYNAYLKNFNMTKKKARGILTGKASSTPPFVIHDMDTLWQAEKGLVWKQLVNGIPPYKEIGVHVFYRCQCTTVETVRELTEFAKSIPSFVGLYLNDQVTLLKYGVHEAIFAMLASIMNKDGLLVANGNGFVTREFLRSLRKPFNEIMEPKFEFAVKFNALELDDSDLSLFVAAIILCGDRPGLMNVKQVEEIQDNILRALEFHLQSNHPDAQYLFPKLLQKMADLRQLVTEHAQLVQKIKKTETETSLHPLLQEIYKDMY, encoded by the exons ATGGAACAACTACAGGAGGAAGTACCTGAGGtcaaggaagaggaagaggaagaggcagTGATGGTGGCAAGTGGAGCTTCAGACACAACTGGAGGACCAGACAGCTCGCTGCCTTCAAGCAGCTACACAG acCTGTCACAGAGCTCCTCTCCCTCGCTGTCGGACCAGCTGCAGATGGGCTGCGAGGAGGCGGCGCTGGGAGCGCTGAACGTGGAGTGCAGGGTCTGTGGAGACAAAGCCTCGGGCTTCCACTACGGCGTGCACGCCTGTGAGGGCTGCAAG ggttTCTTCCGCCGGACGATCCGCATGAAGCTGGAGTACGAGAAGTGTGAGAGGAGCTGCAAGATTCAGAAGAAGAACCGAAATAAGTGCCAGTACTGCCGCTTCCAGAAATGCCTCTCGCTGGGCATGTCACACAATG CAATCCGCTTCGGGCGCATGCCAGAGGCAGAGAAGAGGAAGCTGGTGGCAGGGCTGACGGCGAGCGAGATCAGCTGCCAGAACCCACAGGTGGCTGACCTGAAAGCTTTCTCCAAGCACATCTACAACGCCTACCTGAAGAATTTCAACATGACCAAAAAGAAGGCAAGAGGTATCCTGACCGGGAaggccagcagcacccca CCTTTTGTGATCCATGACATGGACACCTTGTGGCAGGCAGAGAAGGGGCTGGTGTGGAAGCAGCTGGTGAATGGCATCCCCCCCTACAAGGAGATCGGGGTGCACGTCTTCTACCGCTGCCAGTGCACCACGGTGGAGACCGTGCGGGAGCTCACCGAGTTCGCCAAGAGCATCCCCAGCTTCGTTGGCCTCTACCTGAACGACCAAGTGACTCTGCTCAAGTACGGGGTGCACGAGGCCATCTTTGCCATGCTGGCTTCCATCATGAACAAGGATGGGCTGCTGGTGGCCAACGGGAACGGCTTCGTGACCCGCGAGTTCCTGCGCAGCCTGCGCAAGCCTTTCAATGAGATCATGGAGCCCAAATTTGAGTTTGCTGTGAAGTTCAACGCGCTGGAGCTGGATGACAGTGACCTGTCCCTGTTTGTGGCTGCCATCATCCTGTGTGGAG ACCGCCCTGGCCTGATGAACGTGAAGCAGGTGGAGGAGATCCAGGACAACATCCTGCGAGCGCTGGAGTTCCACCTGCAGTCCAACCACCCGGATGCCCAGTACCTCTTCCCCAAGCTGCTGCAGAAGATGGCTGACCTGCGACAGCTGGTGACAGAGCACGCCCAGCTGGTGCAGAAGATCAAGAAGACAGAGACAGAAACATCTCTGCACCCACTTTTGCAGGAGATCTACAAGGACATGTACTAA
- the PPARD gene encoding peroxisome proliferator-activated receptor delta isoform X3: MVASGASDTTGGPDSSLPSSSYTDLSQSSSPSLSDQLQMGCEEAALGALNVECRVCGDKASGFHYGVHACEGCKGFFRRTIRMKLEYEKCERSCKIQKKNRNKCQYCRFQKCLSLGMSHNAIRFGRMPEAEKRKLVAGLTASEISCQNPQVADLKAFSKHIYNAYLKNFNMTKKKARGILTGKASSTPQPFVIHDMDTLWQAEKGLVWKQLVNGIPPYKEIGVHVFYRCQCTTVETVRELTEFAKSIPSFVGLYLNDQVTLLKYGVHEAIFAMLASIMNKDGLLVANGNGFVTREFLRSLRKPFNEIMEPKFEFAVKFNALELDDSDLSLFVAAIILCGDRPGLMNVKQVEEIQDNILRALEFHLQSNHPDAQYLFPKLLQKMADLRQLVTEHAQLVQKIKKTETETSLHPLLQEIYKDMY; this comes from the exons ATGGTGGCAAGTGGAGCTTCAGACACAACTGGAGGACCAGACAGCTCGCTGCCTTCAAGCAGCTACACAG acCTGTCACAGAGCTCCTCTCCCTCGCTGTCGGACCAGCTGCAGATGGGCTGCGAGGAGGCGGCGCTGGGAGCGCTGAACGTGGAGTGCAGGGTCTGTGGAGACAAAGCCTCGGGCTTCCACTACGGCGTGCACGCCTGTGAGGGCTGCAAG ggttTCTTCCGCCGGACGATCCGCATGAAGCTGGAGTACGAGAAGTGTGAGAGGAGCTGCAAGATTCAGAAGAAGAACCGAAATAAGTGCCAGTACTGCCGCTTCCAGAAATGCCTCTCGCTGGGCATGTCACACAATG CAATCCGCTTCGGGCGCATGCCAGAGGCAGAGAAGAGGAAGCTGGTGGCAGGGCTGACGGCGAGCGAGATCAGCTGCCAGAACCCACAGGTGGCTGACCTGAAAGCTTTCTCCAAGCACATCTACAACGCCTACCTGAAGAATTTCAACATGACCAAAAAGAAGGCAAGAGGTATCCTGACCGGGAaggccagcagcacccca CAGCCTTTTGTGATCCATGACATGGACACCTTGTGGCAGGCAGAGAAGGGGCTGGTGTGGAAGCAGCTGGTGAATGGCATCCCCCCCTACAAGGAGATCGGGGTGCACGTCTTCTACCGCTGCCAGTGCACCACGGTGGAGACCGTGCGGGAGCTCACCGAGTTCGCCAAGAGCATCCCCAGCTTCGTTGGCCTCTACCTGAACGACCAAGTGACTCTGCTCAAGTACGGGGTGCACGAGGCCATCTTTGCCATGCTGGCTTCCATCATGAACAAGGATGGGCTGCTGGTGGCCAACGGGAACGGCTTCGTGACCCGCGAGTTCCTGCGCAGCCTGCGCAAGCCTTTCAATGAGATCATGGAGCCCAAATTTGAGTTTGCTGTGAAGTTCAACGCGCTGGAGCTGGATGACAGTGACCTGTCCCTGTTTGTGGCTGCCATCATCCTGTGTGGAG ACCGCCCTGGCCTGATGAACGTGAAGCAGGTGGAGGAGATCCAGGACAACATCCTGCGAGCGCTGGAGTTCCACCTGCAGTCCAACCACCCGGATGCCCAGTACCTCTTCCCCAAGCTGCTGCAGAAGATGGCTGACCTGCGACAGCTGGTGACAGAGCACGCCCAGCTGGTGCAGAAGATCAAGAAGACAGAGACAGAAACATCTCTGCACCCACTTTTGCAGGAGATCTACAAGGACATGTACTAA
- the PPARD gene encoding peroxisome proliferator-activated receptor delta isoform X1, producing MEQLQEEVPEVKEEEEEEAVMVASGASDTTGGPDSSLPSSSYTDLSQSSSPSLSDQLQMGCEEAALGALNVECRVCGDKASGFHYGVHACEGCKGFFRRTIRMKLEYEKCERSCKIQKKNRNKCQYCRFQKCLSLGMSHNAIRFGRMPEAEKRKLVAGLTASEISCQNPQVADLKAFSKHIYNAYLKNFNMTKKKARGILTGKASSTPQPFVIHDMDTLWQAEKGLVWKQLVNGIPPYKEIGVHVFYRCQCTTVETVRELTEFAKSIPSFVGLYLNDQVTLLKYGVHEAIFAMLASIMNKDGLLVANGNGFVTREFLRSLRKPFNEIMEPKFEFAVKFNALELDDSDLSLFVAAIILCGDRPGLMNVKQVEEIQDNILRALEFHLQSNHPDAQYLFPKLLQKMADLRQLVTEHAQLVQKIKKTETETSLHPLLQEIYKDMY from the exons ATGGAACAACTACAGGAGGAAGTACCTGAGGtcaaggaagaggaagaggaagaggcagTGATGGTGGCAAGTGGAGCTTCAGACACAACTGGAGGACCAGACAGCTCGCTGCCTTCAAGCAGCTACACAG acCTGTCACAGAGCTCCTCTCCCTCGCTGTCGGACCAGCTGCAGATGGGCTGCGAGGAGGCGGCGCTGGGAGCGCTGAACGTGGAGTGCAGGGTCTGTGGAGACAAAGCCTCGGGCTTCCACTACGGCGTGCACGCCTGTGAGGGCTGCAAG ggttTCTTCCGCCGGACGATCCGCATGAAGCTGGAGTACGAGAAGTGTGAGAGGAGCTGCAAGATTCAGAAGAAGAACCGAAATAAGTGCCAGTACTGCCGCTTCCAGAAATGCCTCTCGCTGGGCATGTCACACAATG CAATCCGCTTCGGGCGCATGCCAGAGGCAGAGAAGAGGAAGCTGGTGGCAGGGCTGACGGCGAGCGAGATCAGCTGCCAGAACCCACAGGTGGCTGACCTGAAAGCTTTCTCCAAGCACATCTACAACGCCTACCTGAAGAATTTCAACATGACCAAAAAGAAGGCAAGAGGTATCCTGACCGGGAaggccagcagcacccca CAGCCTTTTGTGATCCATGACATGGACACCTTGTGGCAGGCAGAGAAGGGGCTGGTGTGGAAGCAGCTGGTGAATGGCATCCCCCCCTACAAGGAGATCGGGGTGCACGTCTTCTACCGCTGCCAGTGCACCACGGTGGAGACCGTGCGGGAGCTCACCGAGTTCGCCAAGAGCATCCCCAGCTTCGTTGGCCTCTACCTGAACGACCAAGTGACTCTGCTCAAGTACGGGGTGCACGAGGCCATCTTTGCCATGCTGGCTTCCATCATGAACAAGGATGGGCTGCTGGTGGCCAACGGGAACGGCTTCGTGACCCGCGAGTTCCTGCGCAGCCTGCGCAAGCCTTTCAATGAGATCATGGAGCCCAAATTTGAGTTTGCTGTGAAGTTCAACGCGCTGGAGCTGGATGACAGTGACCTGTCCCTGTTTGTGGCTGCCATCATCCTGTGTGGAG ACCGCCCTGGCCTGATGAACGTGAAGCAGGTGGAGGAGATCCAGGACAACATCCTGCGAGCGCTGGAGTTCCACCTGCAGTCCAACCACCCGGATGCCCAGTACCTCTTCCCCAAGCTGCTGCAGAAGATGGCTGACCTGCGACAGCTGGTGACAGAGCACGCCCAGCTGGTGCAGAAGATCAAGAAGACAGAGACAGAAACATCTCTGCACCCACTTTTGCAGGAGATCTACAAGGACATGTACTAA